In Papaver somniferum cultivar HN1 chromosome 1, ASM357369v1, whole genome shotgun sequence, a genomic segment contains:
- the LOC113305620 gene encoding eukaryotic peptide chain release factor subunit 1-3-like, with protein sequence MSDSHETDKNIEIWKIKKLIKALEAARGNGTSMISLIMPPRDQVARVTKMLGDEFGTASNIKSRVNRQSVLGAITSAQQRLKLYNRVPPNGLVLYTGTIVTDDGKEKKVTIDFEPFKPINASLYLCDNKFHTEALNELLESDDKFGFIVMDGNGTLFGTLSGNTREILHKFTVDLPKKHGRGGQSALRFARLRMEKRHNYVRKTAELATQFYINPATSQPNVSGLILAGSADFKTELSQSDMFDPRLQAKILNVVDVSYGGENGFNQAIELSSEILANVKFVQEKRLIGKYFEEISQDTGKYVFGVEDTLKALEMGAVETLIVWENLDISRYILKNSVTGETSIQHFNKEQENDQSNFRDLANNAELEVQEKLPLLEWFANEYKQFGCALEFVTNKSQEGSQFCRGFGGIGGILRYQLDMRTFDEVSDEEINEDSD encoded by the coding sequence ATGTCGGACTCTCACGAAACTGATAAGAACATTGAGATCTGGAAGATCAAGAAGTTGATTAAGGCACTGGAGGCTGCGAGAGGCAATGGCACCAGCATGATTTCTCTTATCATGCCTCCACGTGATCAGGTAGCTCGAGTTACTAAGATGCTGGGTGATGAATTTGGTACTGCTTCAAACATTAAAAGTAGGGTTAACCGTCAGTCCGTGCTGGGAGCCATTACTTCAGCTCAACAGAGGTTGAAGCTTTACAATAGGGTCCCCCCCAATGGTTTGGTTCTGTATACTGGAACCATTGTGACTGATGATGGGAAAGAGAAGAAGGTGACCATTGACTTTGAACCTTTCAAGCCCATTAATGCATCGTTGTATCTCTGTGACAACAAGTTCCACACCGAGGCTCTAAATGAATTACTGGAGTCCGATGATAAATTTGGGTTTATAGTGATGGATGGGAACGGAACCCTTTTTGGTACATTAAGTGGAAACACGCGTGAAATTCTTCACAAGTTCACTGTTGATCTCCCAAAGAAGCACGGGAGAGGAGGACAATCTGCTCTTCGTTTCGCTCGTCTTCGAATGGAGAAACGCCATAACTACGTGAGGAAGACAGctgagttagctacacaatttTACATCAATCCAGCAACCAGTCAGCCAAATGTGTCAGGGTTAATTCTCGCTGGGTCTGCTGATTTTAAGACAGAATTGAGTCAGTCTGATATGTTTGATCCTCGTTTACAGGCTAAAATTTTGAATGTTGTGGATGTTTCATATGGTGGTGAAAATGGGTTCAATCAGGCGATTGAACTCTCTTCAGAAATTCTTGCCAATGTGAAGTTTGTCCAAGAGAAGCGGTTGATTGGGAAGTACTTTGAGGAGATTAGCCAGGACACAGGGAAGTATGTCTTTGGCGTTGAGGATACACTGAAGGCATTGGAAATGGGTGCTGTTGAGACTCTAATTGTGTGGGAAAACTTGGATATCAGCAGATACATTCTTAAGAACAGTGTTACTGGTGAGACTTCAATCCAACATTTCAACAAAGAACAAGAGAATGACCAGAGCAACTTCCGTGATCTTGCCAATAATGCTGAATTGGAAGTTCAGGAGAAACTACCTCTCCTCGAGTGGTTTGCAAACGAGTACAAGCAGTTTGGTTGTGCTCTTGAATTTGTTACCAACAAATCTCAAGAAGGTTCCCAGTTTTGCAGAGGCTTTGGGGGGATCGGTGGAATTCTTCGCTACCAGCTTGACATGAGGACATTCGATGAGGTGTCTGATGAAGAAATTAATGAAGATTCTGACTAG